The Arachis hypogaea cultivar Tifrunner chromosome 14, arahy.Tifrunner.gnm2.J5K5, whole genome shotgun sequence genome has a segment encoding these proteins:
- the LOC112741262 gene encoding 1-aminocyclopropane-1-carboxylate oxidase: MAENFPIVDMSKLNTEERASAMEMIKDACENWGFFELINHPISIELMDKVEKLTKEHYKKCMELRFKEMVASKGLESAQSEINDLDWESTFFLRHLPTSNISEIPDLPQHYREAMKEFAKELEKLAELLLDLLCENLGLEKGYLKKVFHGSKGPNFGTKVSNYPPCPKPELIKGLRAHTDAGGIILLFQDDKVSGLQLLKDDKWIDVPPMRHSIVINLGDQLEVITNGKYKSVMHRVIAQTDGTRMSLASFYNPGNDALISPAPALVKELDETSQVYPKFVFDDYMKLYVGLKFQAKEPRFEAMKAMEASSNVSLGPIATV, encoded by the exons ATGGCGGAGAACTTTCCCATTGTTGACATGTCAAAGCTTAACACGGAAGAGAGAGCATCAGCCATGGAGATGATCAAAGATGCTTGTGAGAACTGGGGTTTCTTTGAG ttGATAAATCACCCAATATCCATTGAGTTGATGGACAAAGTGGAGAAGCTCACAAAAGAACACTACAAAAAGTGTATGGAGCTGAGGTTCAAAGAAATGGTGGCAAGCAAAGGCTTGGAGTCTGCTCAGTCTGAAATCAATGACTTAGATTGGGAAAGCACTTTCTTCTTGCGCCATCTTCCTACCTCCAACATTTCTGAGATCCCTGATCTTCCACAACATTATAG AGAAGCAATGAAGGAGTTTGCAAAGGAACTAGAGAAACTGGCAGAACTGCTTCTTGATTTGTTGTGTGAGAATCTTGGGCTTGAGAAAGGGTACCTGAAGAAGGTGTTTCATGGGTCAAAGGGCCCAAACTTTGGGACAAAAGTTAGTAACTACCCTCCATGCCCAAAGCCCGAGCTCATAAAGGGCCTTAGAGCCCACACAGATGCTGGGGGCATCATCCTTCTcttccaagatgacaaagtcagTGGTCTTCAGCTTCTCAAAGATGACAAATGGATTGATGTCCCACCCATGCGCCACTCCATTGTCATCAACCTTGGAGATCAACTTgag gtGATAACAAATGGGAAGTACAAGAGTGTGATGCACCGAGTGATAGCTCAAACAGATGGAACAAGAATGTCATTAGCATCATTCTATAATCCAGGGAATGATGCTTTGATTTCTCCAGCACCTGCTTTGGTGAAGGAATTAGATGAGACAAGCCAAGTTTACCCAAAATTTGTTTTTGATGATTACATGAAGCTCTATGTTGGTCTCAAGTTCCAAGCTAAGGAGCCTAGGTTTGAAGCCATGAAGGCCATGGAAGCATCATCCAACGTTAGCTTGGGTCCCATTGCAACTGTCTGA
- the LOC112741263 gene encoding inositol diphosphatase DSP4 produces MKLDSTNGDTKPSGSFTEGGGAADDDDVLVPPLNFAVVDNGIFRSGFPEPANFGFLKSLHLRSVVCLCPEPYPEPNSEFLKSHGIRLFQFGIDGCKEPFVNIPEDTIREALKVVLDVRNHPVLIHCKRGKHRTGCLVGCLRRLQRWCLSSVFDEYQRFAAAKARVSDQRFIELFDISCLKHYPLSFSCSRK; encoded by the exons ATGAAACTCGATAGCACTAATGGCGACACGAAACCTTCCGGATCCTTCACCGAAGGCGGCGGTGCTGCTGATGACGACGACGTGCTGGTGCCTCCGCTGAACTTCGCCGTGGTGGACAACGGCATTTTCCGCTCTGGTTTTCCCGAACCCGCCAACTTCGGGTTCCTGAAATCGCTCCACCTCCGTTCCGTTGT ATGTTTGTGCCCCGAGCCCTATCCGGAACCCAATTCAGAGTTTCTGAAGTCTCATGGAATTAGGCTTTTCCAATTCGGGATCGATGGCTGTAAG GAACCCTTTGTCAACATCCCAGAGGATACTATTCGAGAAGCTTTGAAAGTAGTCCTAG ATGTTAGAAACCACCCCGTGCTTATTCATTGTAAACGAGGGAAG CACCGCACTGGTTGTTTGGTAGGATGCTTAAGAAGATTGCAGAGATGGTGTTTGTCATCTGTTTTTGATGAGTACCAAAGGTTTGCAGCAGCCAAAGCCAGAGTGTCAGACCAGAGGTTCATAGAATTATTCGACATTTCTTGTTTGAAGCACTACCCATTATCATTTTCATGCTCAAGGAAATAG
- the LOC112741264 gene encoding ubiquinol oxidase 4, chloroplastic/chromoplastic → MAATTLSSSLFATTTFKAPPPHSSSFSHNFNPCTTRQSLPRVRATMLQDNEEKVKLKESLPSKISTFDDAGKASIESGDSTSSSSSSSFEKFVIKVEQSVNIFLTDSVIKILDTLYHDRDYARFFVLETIARVPYFAFMSVLHMYESFGWWRRADYLKVHFAESWNEMHHLLIMEELGGNAWWFDRFLAQHIAIFYYIMTVFMYAISPRMAYHFSECVESHAFETYDKFIKAQGEDLKKLPAPEVAVNYYTGGDLYLFDEFQTSRIPNTRRPKIENLYDVFVNIRDDEAEHCKTMKACQTHGNLRSPHSDSADNDGDAALCNLEADCEGIVDCLKKSVTSNPAKLK, encoded by the exons ATGGCTGCGACGACTCTCTCCTCGTCGCTCTTCGCAACCACCACCTTCAAGGCCCCACCACcacattcttcttccttctcACACAACTTCAATCCCTGCACTACTCGCCAATCGCTTCCCAG GGTGCGCGCAACTATGTTACAAGATAACGAGGAGAAAGTGAAATTGAAAGAATCCTTACCCTCTAAGATTTCTACTTTTGATGATGCCGGTAAAGCCAGTATTGAAAGTGGGGACTCAACTTCAAGCTCATCGTCGTCGTCCTTTGAGAAATTCGTCATCAAGGTTGAACAATCAGTCAATATCTTTCTCACG GATTCTGTGATAAAGATACTTGATACTTTGTACCATGATCGGGATTATGCAAGGTTTTTTGTTCTTGAAACAATTGCCAGGGTTCCTTATTTTG CCTTTATGTCAGTTCTTCACATGTACGAGAGTTTCGGCTGGTGGAGGCGGGCTGACTATCTGAAAGTGCATTTCGCTGAGAGTTGGAATGAaatgcatcatttactcatcatGGAA GAGCTAGGGGGGAATGCATGGTGGTTTGACCGTTTTCTTGCTCAACATATtgcaatattttattatataatgacgGTTTTTATGTATGCGATAAGCCCAAGAATGGCAT ATCACTTTTCAGAATGTGTAGAGAGTCATGCATTTGAAACTTATGACAAATTTATCAAGGCTCAAGGAG AGGATTTGAAAAAACTGCCAGCTCCTGAGGTTGCAGTGAATTATTATACAGGCGGTGATCTATATCTGTTCG ATGAATTTCAAACGTCCAGAATTCCAAATACTAGAAGGCCTAAGATAG AGAATCTGTACGACGTATTTGTAAATATCAGAGATGATGAAGCGGAACATTGCAAGACAATGAAGGCCTGTCAAACGCATGGGAACCTCCGGTCTCCGCATTCGGATTCAGCGGATAATGATGGTGATGCTGCACTCTGTAACCTTGAAGCAGATTGCGAAGGAATAGTAGACTGTTTAAAGAAATCTGTTACTTCAAATCCAGCCAAACTCAAGTAA